The genomic segment GTAGAAAGGTGTGAACAGGCGCTCTCCTGTCATGTAGTACCAATCCTGTAAAAATATCAATTGAAGCTCTGACACAGCCTCTCCACGAACGACAAGATGTGTATCTCGCCAAAATCCGAATGCTTTATCTTTCCCGATGTATTCATTTCCGACATTGATTCCACCTGTAAATGCGACCGTTCCATCAATAACAACGATTTTACGATGGTTTCGATAATTCGATTTGCTGGAGATGAAGGGAAGGACGACAGGGAAAAAGGCATGCACTTCAATGCCAGCCTGAATCATCTTTTTAAAGTAACCTTTGTCAGTAGAGAAACAGCCGACTGCGTCATATAAGAAACGAACTTCGACCCCAGCTTTAGCACGTTCAATCAAAGCGGCTTGTAACTCGAGGGCCAACGCATCATCTCGGACAATATAGTACTCTAAATGAATGTGGTGCTCCGCTTGACGGATTTCAGCGAGCAAGAGCGGGAATTTCTCCTCACCGTTAGTCAATATCTTCGTATGTGTATTATACGATATTGGAAGCCGGCTGATGGAATCGATAAGTTTGACAACCTTTGCATAATGTCCATGTTTGAACACTCGATTGTGTATACCATGATCAAATTGGGTACGATATTTAATGTATGACTCTTCATCAAGCATCGCTTTTAAGCGAAACATTTTTTTTCGGCGATAGTTCTGACCGAACGTGAAATAGACGAAGACGCCTACGACGGGTAGCGCCATCATGACAAGTGCCCAGACTAAGGTCCGTTCGGGATTTCGATTTTCAAGTAAGATGATGATGAAGACACTTAAAACAATCAAGATGATGACGATTGATAACCAACCGACCATGTAGACACTCCAGTAGTAAGACAAAAACGCCAGTAGGCTACAGGTCAACAGTAACGTCATCAGCAGTTGAACACGTCGTAACATGAAATCCCTCCTTTTTCTTTTTACTATGTATCAAGTTTTTCGACTCTATTATCAGAAGGGAAGTATTCGAATGAAAACTTACATCGTAACGGGCGCGACTGGTGGAATCGGGGAAGCGACTACCCTCCAACTTGCAAAAGAAGGGCATACCGTTCTTGCCTTAGGGAGAAATACCGAAAAAGGAACGGTACTCGAACAGGAGGGACAAGGCAACATTCATTTTTTCCAGGTCGATCTTGCTAAACCACCAGAGATTCAGCAGTTCTTCGATGACACCACGACTGACTTCCCAACCATCGATGGGATTTTTAACAATGCTGGAACTTTCGGAAAACCTGTCGCACCTGAACGCGTAACAGATGCCCAACAAGAAGTCTTCCAAGTCAATTATCATGCACCGGAACAAATCATTCAACTCGCTGTCAAACGTTTGTCCAAAGGGGCTTCAATCGTCAACAATAGCGCAATCGTCGGGCATGTCAAATTCCCAGCGATGCTCTTACCTTATGCGTCTTCAAAAAGTGCTCTTATCACTCTTACGAAAACTTATGCGGCCCGGTTTCATGGAAAGTATCGTTTTAATGCAATCTGTCCCGGCCCTGTCGATACAGCATTAAGCCATTCCTTATACGGCGGGAAAGACAAATTTGACTTGGCAATGAAGCACCACCTTCGCGGGAACGCAGCACAACCGGCTGAAATCGCAGAAGTCGTCTGCTTTTTATTGTCGGATAAAGCTAGTTATATCAATGGCCAATCATTAGTCGTCGATGGTGGATATACGCTGACGTGATGCTAACAAAAAAAGGACTGCTCCCTTTTGTATAGGAGCAGTCCTTTTAACGTGACATTCGTACTTAGTTCGTAAAGTGCTTACGGACGACAGCAAAAACATCGTCGGCAATGATGGTTTTACCATACTCTGCGACCGGATGAATCGTTTGTTCGCTAAATTGCAAGTACTCGGCAATCAAACTCATCACGTTTTCTTGTTCTTCTACTTCCACATCTTCTTTAAAATGGACGTGGAGCAAGTAAGCACCATCTTTTTGATAGAGCGCTGTTTTCAAATCTTTGAAGACCGGTGCTTCTGCATATTGGCTAAGAGCTATAACATGCTCAAAATCCGTTGTTTCAAATAATACGTCTTGGCTGAGTTCTGTTTCTTTATCTTCTGCCTCAGACATTGCTGAACGGAGTAATGAATCCAACTCTTCTTCGTCCACTTGTTCGCCATCAACTGTTGTCTTAGCGATTGTAACCGTCACTTCAAGACCTTTTTCAAATGCTTGAACTTGTATCCATAGTGGACCTTCGAAGGAGATGGACTCTTTTTCATTCGCTTCATCCATCATCTGCCAGAATAACTGTTCTCCACGCTCACGGTTATACCAAATTTCGTCTCGGGCAAAGCCGCGGCGTTCGATATCCGTATACGTAATGAAGAACTTGACTGTGTTGTCATTGACGCGTTCGATTTTCAATATGTCCACTCCTTTCATCTCGCTCTTATCTAGTGTACGAACGAGCACATAACATGGATTCAAAAAGAAACCCTTTTTAACCATATAGGGTATATTCCTTTGTTATCTTTATTTTAACCTTTTTTGACGGTAACAAAAAGCACACTGCTCACGGAAGCAGCGCGCTCGTTAAAATTTATTCGTTTACCAACCGTTGCGCTTCCATCAATTGGAAAGTGCGAACTTTACGTGGTAAGAAACGACGAATTTCGTCCTCATTATATCCAACTTGGAGTCGTTTTTCGTCAATCAAAATTGGACGACGTAACAATCCAGGATATTCTTGAATTAAATCATAAAGATGTTGCAACGACAAATTCTCAACTGAAACGTCTAATTTAGAAAAAACTTTTGAACGTGTTGAAATGATCTCATCTGTTCCATCTTCCGTCATACGAAGAATTTGTTTGATTTCATCAAGCGACAATGGTTCCGAAAAAATATTTCGTTCCACAAATGGGATTTCATGTTCTTCAAGCCACGCGCGCGCTTTACGACAAGAAGTACAGCTTGGTGAAGTATAGAGTGTTACCATTGAAAAACATCCTCCCCCTGATTTACATCATGTCTGAACTATAAAAAGGACGTGTCCTTTTCGTAATTATTAATGATGATTCTATTACTTGACAGTTTACATTGAATTTCAAATAAAACCTAGCTATTTTTTAAGATGAAAGAACTTTTTCGTAAAAAAACTCGCTGGAGCCACGAGGTGGCTTCAGCAAGCTGGCGTGTGATCAAAAGGTTGAGAAATCGTTTCTTTTGCTTTCGGGAGTTTCATTTCTTTTAATTTCTTTTCGAAAATATCCCGCAAAAGTCGTTTTTTCAACTTTTTCTTCTTATCACGTTCTTTCATAACTCCGACACCTCACTCGGTCCGAAAAAAGAACAAGCAACCAACGAAAGCTGAATTATCATCTTCTACATTAATTAGTATACCACGTTT from the Exiguobacterium oxidotolerans JCM 12280 genome contains:
- the cls gene encoding cardiolipin synthase, with protein sequence MLRRVQLLMTLLLTCSLLAFLSYYWSVYMVGWLSIVIILIVLSVFIIILLENRNPERTLVWALVMMALPVVGVFVYFTFGQNYRRKKMFRLKAMLDEESYIKYRTQFDHGIHNRVFKHGHYAKVVKLIDSISRLPISYNTHTKILTNGEEKFPLLLAEIRQAEHHIHLEYYIVRDDALALELQAALIERAKAGVEVRFLYDAVGCFSTDKGYFKKMIQAGIEVHAFFPVVLPFISSKSNYRNHRKIVVIDGTVAFTGGINVGNEYIGKDKAFGFWRDTHLVVRGEAVSELQLIFLQDWYYMTGERLFTPFYMEPLEVVTDATGGVQIIASGPDEPQETMKSLYFALITEARSSVYIASPYLIPDEDLMTALKTAAMSGIDVRILLPSFPDHKVVFYASRSYFDDLLQAGVKIYEYNKGFMHSKVIVVDDAIATIGTANMDLRSFHLNFEVNAFLYGTNSVHELTRDFYDDFSHSTQVDRHYFSQRSFSRRLIESVSRLFSPLL
- the spxA gene encoding transcriptional regulator SpxA translates to MVTLYTSPSCTSCRKARAWLEEHEIPFVERNIFSEPLSLDEIKQILRMTEDGTDEIISTRSKVFSKLDVSVENLSLQHLYDLIQEYPGLLRRPILIDEKRLQVGYNEDEIRRFLPRKVRTFQLMEAQRLVNE
- a CDS encoding SDR family NAD(P)-dependent oxidoreductase, with amino-acid sequence MKTYIVTGATGGIGEATTLQLAKEGHTVLALGRNTEKGTVLEQEGQGNIHFFQVDLAKPPEIQQFFDDTTTDFPTIDGIFNNAGTFGKPVAPERVTDAQQEVFQVNYHAPEQIIQLAVKRLSKGASIVNNSAIVGHVKFPAMLLPYASSKSALITLTKTYAARFHGKYRFNAICPGPVDTALSHSLYGGKDKFDLAMKHHLRGNAAQPAEIAEVVCFLLSDKASYINGQSLVVDGGYTLT
- the mecA gene encoding adaptor protein MecA — protein: MKIERVNDNTVKFFITYTDIERRGFARDEIWYNRERGEQLFWQMMDEANEKESISFEGPLWIQVQAFEKGLEVTVTIAKTTVDGEQVDEEELDSLLRSAMSEAEDKETELSQDVLFETTDFEHVIALSQYAEAPVFKDLKTALYQKDGAYLLHVHFKEDVEVEEQENVMSLIAEYLQFSEQTIHPVAEYGKTIIADDVFAVVRKHFTN